tcaccatccacacacacactattccccaaaactacctactgattaatgaatgttttaattagtagagagaaaccccttcttgtaaagCGGATTCTTCTATAAACACCAACTAAGACAGCCgcaaaggttactaggttatctgctgcatcatgtaTTCATATCAAACAAAAAACCTATATAACGGgaactcagttgggagagcattgcaccggcatcgcacaTGTCATGAGTTTGAATCCCGTCGGAGCCGCTTGAATTTTTTGAGGTGTCTAtaaagacaattgcttaaattaccTACGTAAGGGCGAGGATTATTTCTCTATTAGGGGGTACATGTTTGCGACATCTGTGATCGTGTTCACAATCAGCTTAAGGTTATAAAGCGTTTCAGAAATATTGTATCCAGTAATACTAAAACTAGGTTGTATAAAGCTTTCATCATGCCATATTTTCCATATTGTAGTAGTGTATGGCACTTTTCGCTcggctaggtctgggccgggttgagggtcgaccccgtcgttttgtcacggggcccagacctatcccgcgctcttccaatatggcgtctgataacCGTCTGATAGTGTTTCTTGGCGACACAACATCTACCGCTTGCACGCAGGCTAACACTGTCCAAGCAtgaaaaatgaataattatgtaaataagTCTGAATGCCCAACCTTACGAATGAGTCAgtttgattttgaaatcactttctCTGGCAACATTAAATGAGAAGACTCAAGAGCGCTGTGGGAACTTCTGTTAGCGAAAACAAAATGGAGGACGAGGATACCAAGCGGAAAGCAGGAAGAGAAATTTCAAGACAGTCTTCACAAGACACGTCACAACTGTCCTCTATGTTTTATAAATgttattatttcttattttacatTGGCATCGGAAGTTCATTTCCTTATatagctttgtatttcaaacaaCTTGGACTTACGGCTGGTCAAACGGGTGCTGTACTTGGGTTGCGATTCTTAACAAAATTTATCGGCTCACCAATATGGGGAATAATTGGTGACAAGTACAAAGTACATAAAGTTATTCTACTTGCCTCACTGGTGTCATTCACAGCCGGAAACTTAATGTTTATTGCTGTTCAACCACAAAAGCAAATGTGTCTCGAAACCAGAGCAAACAGAACAGTGACAAAGGCATTATTATTCACTCCTAACGGAATCGTACTGGGACAAGAGATAGGCAATAGCAGTGATGCAAGAAATCACTTTGCAAACAAGAACTTCACTGCGTTTGCTCGTAAAATCGATGAACACGAGATCAAGCAAATCTTCATCATTTTTCTGaccattgttttgattttccaaATTATCGGATGTGTCGATTTTGCCATGACAGATGCATTGTTGGTTGTTTTCCTTCGAGAAAACGTAAAGAAATTCGGAACTTTCCGAATATGGGGCGAGTTTGGAGTCGCTGTTGGTTCGTTTTTGGTCGGAGGAGTAATCAGTCTTTACAAATCGAAAGTTTGTGGGGAGGTAGTGGAGAACTACCATATTTCATTTCACTTTTTTGCCGGTTTTAGCACACTTGCAATAATCAATGTTCTCTTTCTGGAAGTAAAGTACCCAGATGACAAATCATCCGACAATCCCATTTTCAATGCTTCTGAAACGTTTGAGCTTCTTTGCGGTGGTAACTTCATGATCATCATTATTGTGACATGCTACTTCGGTATCCTGAATGGAATGCAAGAGAACTTTGGACCATGGTACTTAGATGACCTCGGAGCTCAGCCATACATGGTCGGTGTCGCATCTGGTCTGCGTTactgctttgctttgcttggtTATGTTTCTTCAATTATGTGCATCGATAGAATTGGACTTGTTTCCACTGCTGCTGGGTGTTTATTACTCTATGTAGCAGTATTCTTGGGTCTCGCCTTTGTCCTCAATCCCTGGCTAGGTGTGGTATTACACAGTATTCAGGGACTGTTGTACGGACTCGGTTGGTCTTCCTGTGTCGTATTTGGTGGGACTGTTTCGTTGCAATCTGGTTCCTATGCCACGGTGCAAGGTAAGTaactttcttccaaatgaaaGATAAAGAAAAGTTCATATTTGCGCCCAAGAATTTTAAATGTAAACCAAACGTTTCGGGGCTACTCCCTCTTCATCAGTGGTTTGAAAGCaactgaaaaatgcacgtgcaacGTAACgctcaaataaaaacaaaaatcgcAACTTTTACAGCTCACGCTGACTTTATGAAACCAAAGTCCACATTGGGACCACCAGGCTGTAGGGTGCGCTGTTTGTGGACTTTGGTTTCAtattttattacatccatttagaaatcactgctcatccttgcaatctgattggctctcagaaGTGCGATTAATTTCCAAATCGCTCTAAATCGCACTATTTCCCCAGGctgccaatgagaaaggaacactaaaacaaaacagccaatcaaatttcaaGGCCCGACAAAGAGAACCATTGTatggcgaattttgcaacttttgttcccaactggatcaataaaatgttGGTACTACCTTGTATACGGcaagagctactgaaatttaaactgaccaatcagaattcagcgagcgggaaaaactgtgctatccttgtgcaattcgacgtcacgccaattgtttacctTCGCATTGGTTAGAtaggtggacattcgctcagccttctcttgtgactctcttgaccgtcgcttctttgaactcagcgggacagaaatgacgcattgttctggcaatcaatttgccaatccactttatccagtttatgaattggtctagcatgtgattaaaaaccaggatcgcctttgaactttattctgtggaggaagaagacgttgctgagtgaacattttacGACGAcgaatcccttggtttgttcagcaatttgatgtccgataactgagccgctctaatgagtgttgggtcaatcgcatttggccgtctgaccatatgaagttttttcagctcttgtttgtgtccatcatgatcgaacttcaggtgaagcgctatgctgctttatgccaacttcgatggcttgtgatgagcttctctgctgcccaaattgttgttgtatttgggcaagatggtcttatcgggttggaacttaatagtgaggggaacaatttttcgttcatctgctgtgccaaacaacaaacaatcctgttgggtgttccacgtgcttggcgagtcttgcacgaccatcatctatcagatctggagtggagttttctttcagtgattacaacttgcgatcgttctgcaaacatccacgtagcatgcagcacttttagtgacttcaggatccccggcccgttttgctgtttcaaagggagtcgtgcatttttgagcagtttgtcttcattgcttgtattttttcgtttgttcctggtggcgcaaagttactttgatgatttgaaaggacttgaatccttaattgaattagcgatttttttaattaaggaactcaacaagtgaatggtacacaaaattaggagaagctgttggttgaatagacaatatttgtagacataattatctacccagtttaagtactaagctcaacaagttgtttggctccacaagtttctgtttcaggccacgtacccaaattcacccaggtactgttgcacactaccatagttctttggaaattgaatagctccttgaacacctggttgcttgagaagaaacttgatgtgtttgttctctacattggtgaatgcagccactaactgtccattgtggataaactccagaccaactcttttttcaatttaatctttgttcttcgcagggcattaacaatggtgtcccttgtaaaatgttagtttaaggacggtgcctactaattaacgatatttttgccccggtgtgtgactatgtaggaaatgtagatcttaacaagtgttattgaaatccaaaaagaaaattgggggtaaccacgcatttttcaaagataattcatgataatatttgtaaaaagctttaaaatgcaaagcaatgtatggcattctttcgcaaattgaagctttattatctctgaaaaatgcatggttacccccaattttcttttggataccaagagtacttactaggatctactttctccggtagtttcaaactgcgcaaaaata
This sequence is a window from Montipora capricornis isolate CH-2021 unplaced genomic scaffold, ASM3666992v2 scaffold_497, whole genome shotgun sequence. Protein-coding genes within it:
- the LOC138036719 gene encoding major facilitator superfamily domain-containing protein 6-like, which encodes MRRLKSAVGTSVSENKMEDEDTKRKAGREISRQSSQDTSQLSSMFYKCYYFLFYIGIGSSFPYIALYFKQLGLTAGQTGAVLGLRFLTKFIGSPIWGIIGDKYKVHKVILLASLVSFTAGNLMFIAVQPQKQMCLETRANRTVTKALLFTPNGIVLGQEIGNSSDARNHFANKNFTAFARKIDEHEIKQIFIIFLTIVLIFQIIGCVDFAMTDALLVVFLRENVKKFGTFRIWGEFGVAVGSFLVGGVISLYKSKVCGEVVENYHISFHFFAGFSTLAIINVLFLEVKYPDDKSSDNPIFNASETFELLCGGNFMIIIIVTCYFGILNGMQENFGPWYLDDLGAQPYMVGVASGLRYCFALLGYVSSIMCIDRIGLVSTAAGCLLLYVAVFLGLAFVLNPWLGVVLHSIQGLLYGLGWSSCVVFGGTVSLQSGSYATVQGK